ACAGCTGCAAGCACTTTATGCACTTCAGGCGCTGATCGTCACCCTCGATCAGCCTCCAAGTAAGTTCTGCATCAGAGTTCACTCCAAATGAAACTCAAACATGAtcctttttcttcatttcttaaGAATAAACTGTAACACGTTCTCAGTTGTGATCAAACCAGTGTTACAGTTCAATCTCACCACAAGGTCCATTTAGTAGCTTTTCTGGAGCTTTCCTTGTTGTCACATGATTCTCATCAGCAGAAGAACTTCGCCTTGTTATATGGAATTGTAGATTTTCATATTTCCGTTTATTTTTGAGCACTTTAAGGACATTTGGAACAATTTGGATTAAAAGCTGAGACCTCTGTAAATAACTTTGAATCTCAAAATGATTCTCCACTGAGATTAACTTGATTTGTTCATTTGAGGAACATCACTCCGACTCCAAATCACTTTTCTTAAACACAATGCCGTCTTCAGTAATTTCTAATCCATccactttctgtttcttatCTAGATACAAATCACATTAATTCAATTGATAACATTAGGAATTGATCTCACCTCgcagaaaaatgtgatttatttccgTTTCGTCACCGCTGAAACGATGACTGACATGTACTTGTTCTCCAGACCTCCTCCGGATGTTCTTCGACTGTCTGTGCGACGAGGACGTCATCTCCGAGGACGCGTTCTACAAGTGGGAGACGAGCAAAGACCCGGCCGAGAAGCTGGGTAAGGGCGTGGCCCTTAAGTCCGTCACGGCCTTCTTCACCTGGCTGCGGGAGGCGGAAGAGAATTGACGAGGGGAGACCCCCCGGGGGACATGACGTAGTACAACTACATCCTTA
Above is a genomic segment from Hippoglossus hippoglossus isolate fHipHip1 chromosome 23, fHipHip1.pri, whole genome shotgun sequence containing:
- the LOC117757102 gene encoding eukaryotic translation initiation factor 4 gamma 3-like, whose product is MNLLCPLLLCADVNTTCRVDAALIQKRLPVLLKYLNSDTERQLQALYALQALIVTLDQPPNLLRMFFDCLCDEDVISEDAFYKWETSKDPAEKLGKGVALKSVTAFFTWLREAEEN